A window of bacterium contains these coding sequences:
- a CDS encoding PIN domain-containing protein, translating to MKVFLDTSAVYAVLDSDDANHQRAREQWASLVDSEANTLVTTNYVLVECSALIQHRLGFEAVRGFQEDMLGLVNIHWIDSETHRAAVSAFLAASRRKLSLVDCVSFEVMRTLGIKLAFAFDSHFKEQGFTCMP from the coding sequence GTGAAGGTTTTCCTGGATACCTCGGCCGTCTATGCAGTCCTTGACAGTGACGACGCGAATCATCAGAGAGCCAGGGAGCAATGGGCCAGCCTTGTTGATTCAGAAGCTAACACCCTTGTCACCACGAATTATGTCCTGGTTGAATGCTCAGCGCTCATTCAACATCGCCTTGGATTTGAGGCGGTGCGCGGGTTTCAGGAGGACATGCTCGGGCTCGTAAATATTCATTGGATCGACTCGGAAACGCACAGAGCCGCAGTAAGCGCGTTTCTGGCCGCTTCCAGGCGTAAGCTCAGTCTCGTGGACTGCGTCAGCTTCGAGGTGATGCGTACTCTGGGCATCAAGCTCGCGTTTGCTTTTGATTCTCATTTCAAAGAACAGGGCTTTACCTGCATGCCTTGA